Proteins encoded in a region of the Terriglobia bacterium genome:
- a CDS encoding recombinase A produces MSAASNLGRPMWVAPEPAVGAPSPKPGTAPARDARAPAFKLETLAGRLAEVSAGPAGVPLTLTFRLVLEAQRRREPVAWIGRKESPFFPPDVADAGIDLAALPVVWAPDATAAAGAADLLIRSGAFGLVVMDLGARDLLPLAVQARLAGLARQHRAAVVCLTEKDGGRPSMGVPRLIS; encoded by the coding sequence ATGAGCGCCGCGTCCAACCTCGGGCGGCCGATGTGGGTCGCGCCGGAACCGGCCGTCGGGGCGCCGTCGCCGAAGCCGGGCACGGCACCGGCGCGGGACGCTCGCGCCCCGGCCTTCAAGCTCGAGACGCTCGCCGGACGGCTCGCGGAGGTCTCGGCGGGTCCCGCGGGGGTGCCGCTCACGCTGACTTTCCGGCTGGTGCTCGAGGCGCAGCGGCGGCGCGAGCCCGTCGCATGGATCGGGCGGAAGGAGTCGCCGTTCTTCCCGCCGGACGTCGCCGACGCCGGGATCGATCTCGCCGCGCTCCCGGTGGTGTGGGCGCCCGACGCGACCGCCGCCGCGGGCGCCGCCGACCTCCTGATCCGCTCGGGGGCGTTCGGCCTCGTCGTGATGGATCTGGGGGCGCGCGACCTGCTCCCGCTGGCCGTGCAGGCGCGCCTCGCCGGTCTCGCGCGGCAGCACCGCGCCGCGGTCGTCTGCCTGACGGAGAAGGACGGCGGCCGCCCCTCGATGGGCGTCCCACGTCTGATATCTTAG
- the lexA gene encoding transcriptional repressor LexA, translating to MGRTPAGETRDRVFRFVRERLFGGLPPTVREVQAAFGFLSPQTAREHLEGLVEQGRLLKEPGKARGYRLPARAGRPPVMVPLLGRVPAGSLDAAVEELEGYVPVEARRASGELFGLRVRGESMTGAGILPGDIVVVRRQPRAEPGEIVVALVGDEATVKRLRVRRNRVELHPENPAFEPIVPDPKQFSLLGKVIEVRRYLEGR from the coding sequence ATGGGACGGACGCCGGCGGGCGAGACGCGGGACCGGGTCTTCCGGTTCGTGAGGGAGCGGCTTTTCGGGGGGCTTCCCCCCACGGTGCGGGAGGTCCAGGCGGCGTTCGGGTTCCTTTCGCCGCAGACCGCCAGGGAGCACCTCGAGGGGCTCGTCGAGCAGGGCCGCCTCCTCAAGGAGCCCGGCAAGGCGCGCGGCTACCGGTTGCCTGCGCGCGCCGGGAGGCCGCCGGTCATGGTCCCGCTCCTCGGCCGGGTGCCCGCGGGCTCCCTCGACGCAGCGGTGGAGGAGCTCGAGGGGTACGTGCCGGTCGAGGCGAGGCGCGCGTCGGGCGAGCTGTTCGGCTTGAGGGTCCGCGGCGAGAGCATGACCGGCGCCGGGATCCTTCCCGGCGACATCGTCGTGGTGCGCCGCCAGCCCCGCGCGGAGCCGGGGGAGATCGTGGTCGCCCTGGTCGGCGACGAGGCGACGGTGAAGCGCCTCCGCGTGAGGCGGAACCGCGTCGAGCTGCACCCCGAGAACCCCGCGTTCGAGCCGATCGTCCCCGACCCGAAGCAGTTCTCGCTCCTCGGCAAGGTGATCGAGGTGCGCCGCTACCTGGAGGGGCGATGA